The Cucurbita pepo subsp. pepo cultivar mu-cu-16 chromosome LG08, ASM280686v2, whole genome shotgun sequence genome contains a region encoding:
- the LOC111800698 gene encoding uric acid degradation bifunctional protein TTL isoform X2, whose protein sequence is MAASYDFGEEEFQACCGSSKFAREMVSVSPFFSLEQAVDAARRIWFNQVDVNGWLEAFSAHPQIGQASKSSNQTSAQWSKGEQSTALATATGSSLQELAEWNIQYQKKFGFIFLICASGRSTDKILAELKKRYSNRPIIEFEIAAQEQMKITELRLAKLFSTKQNVSSTKESYPPAFARKVEDRVSIIGGHLSTVSGASTGKTLQTLTRTRPPITTHVLDVARGSPAAGIDVRLERWIGTQPRPLFGEVDVGGWALEGSSATDKDGRSGQLLSMVEAINPGIYRISFNTGKYFPAGFFPYVSIVFEIRESQKLEHFHVPLLLSPFSFSTYRGS, encoded by the exons ATGGCGGCGAGTTATGATTTTGGAGAGGAAGAGTTTCAGGCATGTTGTGGAAGCTCCAAATTCGCCAGAGAAATGGTTTCCGTTTCCCCTTTTTTCTCCTTGGAACAAGCTGTAGATGCAGCTAGACGCATCTGGTTTAATCAG GTCGATGTGAATGGTTGGCTGGAAGCATTCTCTGCTCATCCACAGATTGGTCAAGCCTCCAAATCATCCAATCAGACGAGTGCTCA ATGGAGTAAGGGAGAGCAGTCAACTGCACTGGCAACTGCTACTGGTTCTAGCTTACAG GAGCTAGCTGAATGGAATATTCAGTACCAGAAAAAGTTTGGatttatatttcttatttgtgCATCTGGAAGGAGCACCGACAAAATACTTGCAGAATTAAAG AAACGGTATTCAAATAGACCCATAATTGAGTTTGAGATTGCTGCTCAAGagcaaatgaaaataacagaACTGCGTCTTGCAAAGCTTTTCTCGACGAAACAAAACGTCTCTTCAACAAAGGAGAGCTATCCTCCTGCTTTTGCACGAAAAGTAGAAG ATCGTGTGAGCATTATCGGAGGGCATCTAAGTACTGTGTCTGGAGCTTCAACTGGAAAAACATTACAAACTTTAACCCGAACTCGACCACCAATTACAACCCACGTGTTGGATGTCGCACGAGGATCTCCAGCTGCAGGTATTGACGTTCGTTTGGAAAGGTGGATAGGTACTCAACCACGCCCCTTATTCGGTGAGGTCGATGTTGGTGGCTGGGCACTCGAAGGGTCTTCAGCAACAGATAAAGATGGCAGAAGTGGCCAATTGTTGAGCATGGTTGAAGCTATAAACCCAGGAATATACAGAATAAGCTTCAACACAGGTAAGTATTTCCCAGCTGGGTTCTTCCCGTACGTTTCTATCGTGTTCGAAATCAGGGAATCCCAGAAGCTGGAACACTTCCATGTCCCTCTCCTGCTTTCACCATTCTCATTTTCCACCTATCGTGGAAGCTAG
- the LOC111799624 gene encoding late embryogenesis abundant protein 6-like — MSVLRKAKAEAKAEEKVEKELAKARVEVAHEVRLAKEAEAEMDLHVARAGMIAENEMAMYANNPPTSFVPSDAAAAAAAANISMASGLTMDGTPCTIYMAGTPASKKLL; from the exons ATGAGCGTCCTGCGCAAGGCCAAGGCCGAGGCAAAGGCCGAAGAGAAG GTTGAGAAGGAGCTAGCAAAGGCAAGAGTGGAGGTGGCTCATGAGGTAAGACTAGCAAAAGAGGCTGAAGCTGAAATGGATCTTCATGTGGCTAGAGCTGGAATGATTGCTGAGAATGAAATGGCTATGTATGCTAATAATCCTCCCACTTCCTTTGTACCTTCCgacgccgccgccgccgccgccgccgccaacATTTCCATGGCTTCCGGCTTGACTATGGACGGAACCCCCTGCACCATCTACATGGCCGGAACTCCTGCCTCTAAGAAGTTACTGTAG
- the LOC111799825 gene encoding E3 ubiquitin-protein ligase PUB23-like, translating into MDSDFPPLFGCPISMELMEDPVTISTGVTYERKSIEKWLFTYNNKTCPATMQTLAAGDFVITPNLNLKRLILAWKITDSSASPATIEEVRSLLATVESSPFKVSSLRKLRSMIETSDEMKSEFVRLNGIGIVVNVVVQILIDCSDFWTFEACEEAVGVLSQLPISSEDKLFDEMSKREELMKSIAIVLQRGSAEGRFYAVKILRNIAKNTNFNWGSVLEEQGIDFFKPLLELVSDEFSTKASSCALDVMMEILALSKRSRVKAIEAGAVCILIELLPESGRSKCERMLQILQSLCECAEGRLALVEHGMGIAAVTKKILNVSNVATKMGVKILLWISSFHPNERVVEEMMACGVVKKLMMILHMDGGGGGRSSTKEKAIKILKMHGSSWRRSPCFPRPPLPTRAKHQITIG; encoded by the exons ATGGATTCCGATTTTCCTCCTCTTTTTGGATGCCCGATTTCCATGGAGCTCATGGAGGATCCCGTCACCATCTCCACCGGCGTCACCTACGAGAGAAAAAGCATCGAAAAATGGCTCTTCACTTACAACAACAAGACCTGTCCGGCGACGATGCAGACCCTCGCCGCCGGCGACTTCGTCATCACTCCTAATCTCAATCTTAAACGCCTCATTCTCGCTTGGAAGATTACTGATTCTTCTGCGTCGCCGGCGACGATCGAGGAAGTCCGATCGCTGCTTGCGACTGTTGAGTCTTCTCCATTCAAGGTGAGTTCGTTGAGGAAATTGAGATCGATGATTGAAACGAGCGATGAGATGAAATCGGAATTTGTTCGATTGAATGGGATTGGAATTGTTGTGAATGTTGTCGTTCAAATTCTCATTGATTGTTCTGATttttggacgtttgaagcttGTGAAGAGGCTGTGGGAGTGTTGTCTCAGCTTCCGATTTCGAGCGAAGACAAACTGTTCGACGAAATGTCTAAGAGAGAAGAATTGATGAAATCCATCGCTATTGTTCTTCAAAGGGGAAGTGCTGAAGGCCGTTTTTACGCTGTGAAAATCCTAAGAAATATTGCTAagaacaccaatttcaattggGGCTCTGTTTTGGAAGAACAGGGGATTGATTTCTTCAAGCCATTGTTGGAGCTTGTATCAGACGAATTCTCCACAAAGGCAAGCTCGTGCGCATTGGATGTAATGATGGAAATTTTAGCATTGTCAAAGAGGAGTCGAGTGAAGGCGATCGAGGCCGGTGCTGTGTGCATCCTCATCGAGCTCTTACCGGAGTCGGGTCGATCGAAATGCGAGCGAATGCTGCAGATTCTGCAGAGTTTGTGTGAATGTGCAGAGGGGAGATTGGCTTTAGTGGAACATGGGATGGGAATTGCAGCAGTGACTAAGAAGATTTTGAATGTTTCAAACGTAGCAACAAAAATGGGAGTGAAGATTTTGCTTTGGATAAGTAGTTTTCACCCCAATGAAAGGGTTGTGGAAGAGATGATGGCTTGTGGGGTAGTGAAGAAGCTGATGATGATATTGCACATGgacggcggtggcggtggccgGAGTTCGACGAAGGAGAAGGCGATCAAGATTTTGAAGATGCATGGGAGCTCATGGAGGCGTAGCCCTTGTTTTCCAA ggcCTCCTCTTCCTACAAGAGCAAAGCATCAGATTACAATTGGTTAA
- the LOC111801107 gene encoding AT-hook motif nuclear-localized protein 23-like translates to MSGLDLGFASHFVNHLQRRLDADEGYGQFHDGDEDHNNAQQPNSGGDIMGRRPRGRPPGSKNKPKPPVIITRESVNTLQAHVLEVNTGCNVFDSIATYARKCQRGICILSGTGTVTNVNLRQPATGSAVITLYDRYSQLSLWGLFLPPPALPGVTSLSIFLAGGQGQVIGGKVVGSLIAYGPVIVIASSFTNVSYERLPLDDGGGGGGGGGRDPSGGSVLEYAVEHVGE, encoded by the exons aTGTCTGGCTTAGACTTGGGCTTTGCTTCTCACTTTGTTAACCACCTGCAGCGGCGGCTGGATGCCGACGAAGGTTACGGCCAGTTCCACGACGGTGATGAAGACCACAACAACGCTCAACAACCCAACTCCGGCGGAGATATTATGGGCCGCCGCCCGAGAGGCCGACCGCCCGGTTCGAAAAATAAACCGAAGCCACCGGTTATTATTACCAGAGAAAGCGTTAACACCCTTCAAGCCCACGTCTTGGAAGTCAACACTGGTTGCAATGTGTTTGACTCGATCGCCACGTATGCTCGGAAATGCCAACGTGGCATCTGTATCCTGAGCGGTACTGGCACCGTCACTAATGTTAACTTGCGGCAACCTGCGACCGGTAGCGCCGTTATCACACTCTATGACAGGT attcaCAATTATCTTTGTGGGGTTTGTTTTTGCCGCCGCCTGCTCTGCCGGGGGTGACGAGTTTGAGTATCTTTCTCGCCGGAGGGCAAGGGCAGGTTATCGGAGGGAAGGTTGTTGGCTCTCTGATTGCGTACGGACCGGTAATTGTCATCGCTTCGTCGTTTACCAATGTTAGTTATGAGAGGCTGCCGTTGGACGACGGTGgaggtggcggcggcggcggcggcaggGACCCGTCAGGTGGGTCAGTTCTTGAATATGCCGTTGAACATGTCGGGGAATGA
- the LOC111799826 gene encoding 3-hydroxyisobutyryl-CoA hydrolase 1-like isoform X1, producing the protein MASWNSTGIDEDQQVLVEEKRFARILTLNRPKQLNAISFTMVSRLLELFSSYETDPSVKLVVVKGKGRAFCAGGDVSAAAHAIKESEWRKGAHFFQKQYTLNYLLATFSKPQVSLLNGIVMGGGAGVSIHGRFRVATEKSIFAMPETSLGHFPDVGASYYLPRLRGFFGEYVGLTGARLDGAEMLACGLATHFVPSERLTQLEEALCRADTSQPSIISAIIDKFSQTPILHEQSAYNRLDVIDKCFSRRTVEDILAALEEEALKKKDNWINSTIRDLKKASPTSLKISLRSIREGRLQDAGQCLIREYRMACHVMRGEVSEDFIEGCRALLLDKDRNPKWEPSKLGLVTDAMVERYFSRIEDEEWEDLKLPARPNLPASATSKL; encoded by the exons ATGGCGTCCTGGAATTCTACCGGAATTGATGAAGATCAg CAGGTTTTAGTGGAAGAGAAGCGGTTTGCGAGGATATTGACTTTAAACAGACCTAAGCAGTTAAATGCTATCTCATTCACAATG GTTTCGCGGCTATTGGAACTCTTTTCTTCCTATGAGACAGATCCCAGTGTGAAACTTGTGGTTGTCAAG GGTAAAGGAAGAGCATTTTGTGCTGGGGGTGATGTATCGGCTGCGGCTCATGCCATTAAAGAGA GTGAATGGAGGAAAGGTGCTCACTTCTTCCAGAAACAATACaccttaaattatttgttggcAACTTTCAGTAAGCCACAG GTTTCTCTTCTGAATGGTATTGTCATGGGAGGAGGAGCCGGTGTTTCAATACATGGTAGATTCCGTGTTGCAACAGAGAAATCG ATTTTTGCAATGCCCGAAACTTCTTTAGGACACTTCCCAGATGTTGGTGCTTCTTATTACTTGCCAAGACTCCGGGGATTTTTTG GCGAATATGTTGGCCTAACAGGTGCCAGGTTGGATGGTGCTGAAATGCTTGCATGTGGCCTTGCTACTCACTTTGTCCCTTCAGAG AGATTAACGCAATTAGAGGAAGCACTATGCAGAGCAGATACAAGTCAACCAAGCATCATCTCTGCAATTATTGATAAATTCTCCCAGACACCAATTCTTCACGAGCAAAGTGCTTATAACCG GTTGGATGTTATTGATAAGTGCTTCTCCCGAAGAACAGTAGAAGACATTTTGGCAGCTCTT GAAGAGGAGgccctgaaaaagaaagataattgGATCAATTCAACAATTCGAGACTTGAAGAAGGCATCACCAACAAGTCTTAAAATCTCTTTGAGATCG ATAAGAGAAGGCAGACTTCAAGATGCTGGTCAGTGTCTCATTCGTGAGTATAGAATGGCCTGTCATGTCATGCGAGGGGAAGTCAGCGAAGATTTCATTGAG GGTTGTAGAGCTTTACTGTTGGATAAAGATCGGAACCCGAAG TGGGAACCCTCAAAGCTGGGGCTTGTCACTGATGCAATGGTTGAGAGGTACTTCTCTAGGATTGAAGACGAAGAGTGGGAAGACCTAAAGCTCCCTGCAAGACCCAACTTGCCTGCTTCAGCCACTTCAAAGCTCTAG
- the LOC111799826 gene encoding 3-hydroxyisobutyryl-CoA hydrolase 1-like isoform X2 has product MASWNSTGIDEDQVLVEEKRFARILTLNRPKQLNAISFTMVSRLLELFSSYETDPSVKLVVVKGKGRAFCAGGDVSAAAHAIKESEWRKGAHFFQKQYTLNYLLATFSKPQVSLLNGIVMGGGAGVSIHGRFRVATEKSIFAMPETSLGHFPDVGASYYLPRLRGFFGEYVGLTGARLDGAEMLACGLATHFVPSERLTQLEEALCRADTSQPSIISAIIDKFSQTPILHEQSAYNRLDVIDKCFSRRTVEDILAALEEEALKKKDNWINSTIRDLKKASPTSLKISLRSIREGRLQDAGQCLIREYRMACHVMRGEVSEDFIEGCRALLLDKDRNPKWEPSKLGLVTDAMVERYFSRIEDEEWEDLKLPARPNLPASATSKL; this is encoded by the exons ATGGCGTCCTGGAATTCTACCGGAATTGATGAAGATCAg GTTTTAGTGGAAGAGAAGCGGTTTGCGAGGATATTGACTTTAAACAGACCTAAGCAGTTAAATGCTATCTCATTCACAATG GTTTCGCGGCTATTGGAACTCTTTTCTTCCTATGAGACAGATCCCAGTGTGAAACTTGTGGTTGTCAAG GGTAAAGGAAGAGCATTTTGTGCTGGGGGTGATGTATCGGCTGCGGCTCATGCCATTAAAGAGA GTGAATGGAGGAAAGGTGCTCACTTCTTCCAGAAACAATACaccttaaattatttgttggcAACTTTCAGTAAGCCACAG GTTTCTCTTCTGAATGGTATTGTCATGGGAGGAGGAGCCGGTGTTTCAATACATGGTAGATTCCGTGTTGCAACAGAGAAATCG ATTTTTGCAATGCCCGAAACTTCTTTAGGACACTTCCCAGATGTTGGTGCTTCTTATTACTTGCCAAGACTCCGGGGATTTTTTG GCGAATATGTTGGCCTAACAGGTGCCAGGTTGGATGGTGCTGAAATGCTTGCATGTGGCCTTGCTACTCACTTTGTCCCTTCAGAG AGATTAACGCAATTAGAGGAAGCACTATGCAGAGCAGATACAAGTCAACCAAGCATCATCTCTGCAATTATTGATAAATTCTCCCAGACACCAATTCTTCACGAGCAAAGTGCTTATAACCG GTTGGATGTTATTGATAAGTGCTTCTCCCGAAGAACAGTAGAAGACATTTTGGCAGCTCTT GAAGAGGAGgccctgaaaaagaaagataattgGATCAATTCAACAATTCGAGACTTGAAGAAGGCATCACCAACAAGTCTTAAAATCTCTTTGAGATCG ATAAGAGAAGGCAGACTTCAAGATGCTGGTCAGTGTCTCATTCGTGAGTATAGAATGGCCTGTCATGTCATGCGAGGGGAAGTCAGCGAAGATTTCATTGAG GGTTGTAGAGCTTTACTGTTGGATAAAGATCGGAACCCGAAG TGGGAACCCTCAAAGCTGGGGCTTGTCACTGATGCAATGGTTGAGAGGTACTTCTCTAGGATTGAAGACGAAGAGTGGGAAGACCTAAAGCTCCCTGCAAGACCCAACTTGCCTGCTTCAGCCACTTCAAAGCTCTAG
- the LOC111800075 gene encoding uncharacterized protein LOC111800075, with the protein MAATQQQQQPNSSSSSSSLRRSLSDSNTRRRQRRRGSISTASFSSKSSWSSKLAKLLARLNLFSRNSDLTEETLQAHNERIDDLDKTPLKSSPYYRGLTDSSLAINYHHGPLTTTHVTTTGPHHYASSTTTAQTQTSLSYAVVSKLKEWAPCLIGKPNTKPPAHNQHETPMTTTVVGKTTSLVASSSPEKIERWATEKEEKLLRERLVMYGRREGGSGVGVDGGGEAAEKERYTWGDKYRPKVLEDFICNRKTACELKKVVEEKGCGHYIFEGPPGVGKRTMIQAMLRQAFGEQAMEVKEVDRVFALKSEMVGSIEVKVKESSHCVEVNLSQTKGFEKQVIDQLIKETQSPLPCNHARCRGILLCEADQLSNETLMYVKWAIERNKGCSKIFFCCSDVSKLLLLSSFCTHVHLSPPSKQEMKTKIGGEGMNEKGFLVDVTVLHRCGLVLL; encoded by the exons ATGGCTGCcacacaacaacaacaacaacccaactcctcctcctcctcctcctctctccGCCGTTCCCTGTCAGACTCCAACACGCGCCGCCGCCAACGCCGCCGTGGCAGCATCTCCACAGCCTCCTTCTCCTCAAAATCCTCCTGGTCCTCAAAGCTAGCCAAACTCCTAGCCCGTCTCAACCTCTTCTCCCGGAACTCCGACTTGACGGAAGAAACCCTCCAAGCCCATAACGAACGAATCGACGACCTCGATAAAACCCCCCTTAAATCCAGCCCTTATTACCGCGGCCTCACTGACTCCTCCCTCGCCATCAATTACCACCATGGCCCACTCACCACCACCCACGTCACCACCACTGGTCCCCACCACTACGCCAGCTCAACAACCACGGCCCAAACTCAAACCTCTCTCTCATACGCCGTCGTTTCAAAACTCAAGGAGTGGGCCCCATGCCTTATAGGAAAACCCAATACGAAGCCGCCAGCTCATAATCAACACGAAACTCCAATGACGACAACAGTTGTGGGTAAAACGACGTCGTTGGTTGCTTCGTCGTCTCCGGAGAAGATTGAGAGGTGGGCGacggagaaggaagagaagctGTTGAGGGAGAGATTAGTAATGTACGGGcggagagagggagggagtgGAGTGGGGGTAGACGGCGGAGGAGAGGCGGCGGAGAAGGAGAGGTACACGTGGGGGGATAAATACAGGCCAAAAGTGCTGGAGGATTTTATATGCAATCGGAAAACGGCGTGTGAGTTGAAGAAAGTGGTGGAGGAGAAGGGATGTGGGCATTATATATTCGAAGGACCGCCGGGAGTTGGGAAAAGGACGATGATTCAAGCTATGCTCAGACAGGCTTTCGGCGAACAAGCAATGGAG GTCAAGGAAGTTGATAGAGTTTTTGCCTTGAAG AGTGAAATGGTGGGGAGCATTGAAGTAAAGGTGAAGGAATCATCCCACTGTGTGGAAGTCAATCTCTCACAAACCAAAGGCTTTGAGAAACAAGTCATTGACCAGCTCATCAAAGAAACTCAATCCCCTTTGCCATGTAATCATGCCAGATGTCGAG GGATATTGTTATGTGAAGCAGATCAGCTATCAAATGAAACCCTAATGTACGTAAAATGGGCAATTGAGAGGAACAAAGGGTGCAGCAAAATCTTCTTCTGTTGCTCTGATGTCTctaagcttcttcttcttagcTCTTTCTGCACTCACGTTCATCTCTCCCCACCTTCA
- the LOC111800698 gene encoding uric acid degradation bifunctional protein TTL isoform X1 — translation MAASYDFGEEEFQACCGSSKFAREMVSVSPFFSLEQAVDAARRIWFNQVDVNGWLEAFSAHPQIGQASKSSNQTSAQWSKGEQSTALATATGSSLQELAEWNIQYQKKFGFIFLICASGRSTDKILAELKKRYSNRPIIEFEIAAQEQMKITELRLAKLFSTKQNVSSTKESYPPAFARKVEEDRVSIIGGHLSTVSGASTGKTLQTLTRTRPPITTHVLDVARGSPAAGIDVRLERWIGTQPRPLFGEVDVGGWALEGSSATDKDGRSGQLLSMVEAINPGIYRISFNTGKYFPAGFFPYVSIVFEIRESQKLEHFHVPLLLSPFSFSTYRGS, via the exons ATGGCGGCGAGTTATGATTTTGGAGAGGAAGAGTTTCAGGCATGTTGTGGAAGCTCCAAATTCGCCAGAGAAATGGTTTCCGTTTCCCCTTTTTTCTCCTTGGAACAAGCTGTAGATGCAGCTAGACGCATCTGGTTTAATCAG GTCGATGTGAATGGTTGGCTGGAAGCATTCTCTGCTCATCCACAGATTGGTCAAGCCTCCAAATCATCCAATCAGACGAGTGCTCA ATGGAGTAAGGGAGAGCAGTCAACTGCACTGGCAACTGCTACTGGTTCTAGCTTACAG GAGCTAGCTGAATGGAATATTCAGTACCAGAAAAAGTTTGGatttatatttcttatttgtgCATCTGGAAGGAGCACCGACAAAATACTTGCAGAATTAAAG AAACGGTATTCAAATAGACCCATAATTGAGTTTGAGATTGCTGCTCAAGagcaaatgaaaataacagaACTGCGTCTTGCAAAGCTTTTCTCGACGAAACAAAACGTCTCTTCAACAAAGGAGAGCTATCCTCCTGCTTTTGCACGAAAAGTAGAAG AAGATCGTGTGAGCATTATCGGAGGGCATCTAAGTACTGTGTCTGGAGCTTCAACTGGAAAAACATTACAAACTTTAACCCGAACTCGACCACCAATTACAACCCACGTGTTGGATGTCGCACGAGGATCTCCAGCTGCAGGTATTGACGTTCGTTTGGAAAGGTGGATAGGTACTCAACCACGCCCCTTATTCGGTGAGGTCGATGTTGGTGGCTGGGCACTCGAAGGGTCTTCAGCAACAGATAAAGATGGCAGAAGTGGCCAATTGTTGAGCATGGTTGAAGCTATAAACCCAGGAATATACAGAATAAGCTTCAACACAGGTAAGTATTTCCCAGCTGGGTTCTTCCCGTACGTTTCTATCGTGTTCGAAATCAGGGAATCCCAGAAGCTGGAACACTTCCATGTCCCTCTCCTGCTTTCACCATTCTCATTTTCCACCTATCGTGGAAGCTAG